Within the Candidatus Nomurabacteria bacterium genome, the region TTCAAGGCTGAGTTGTTTGTAATGCAATATCTTTCTTACTTAAGTTAAATACAAAGTATTTTAACTCAAGTGGTGCACTTCGTTTGCGGAGTCAGGTTTGAAACCCTTTGAGATTGCTGAATTAGTGACGAGTCACAAACCTAATAGACTTACCGATCTTATATATATTGCAAATGAGAATCTAGAACGAGCATTACAGATTGCGAAGGAAAGAGGATATGACGTCTATTCAGAGACCGTACCGGAAAGCGTACCGTAGGGTTATTTTGTGGAGACGGCGGGAATTCCACCACTTGCTTCGCAGTGGTTGGACAAGCGAACAAAGCTTGATACTTGATCATACTTCACATCATTCTCGACACATGGTCGAGAACGCTGTGGACCTGGCGGGAATCGAACCCGCAACCTCTTCAATGCGAATGAAGTGCTCTAGCCAGATTGAGCTACAGGCCCACAACTTGCGTATTATATAGCTAAAAACCAATACTATACAATGACGATGATCTTGCTATCTATAAAGACCATGAGAATAATTAGCCCCTCCTCATACTGCACTAGAGGACTTCAGTTATCCCTGTCATTATGGGATTTGAAGTGATCAATTGCGAGAGCTACATTTGGAGCTAATTCTTCTGGGAGATCATTTGGGTAGAAATAGGCGGCCTCTGATCCGCTCTCAATAGTTAGATCGCTAGAGCCCTCGATCTCAGCTCTATAATGGAATAATACGTAGTAATGCGTGATATCAGCATGTTCATCGTAGCGATTAAATACATAAACAAATGGTTCACCTCCAGGGATTATTCGTAATCCTACCTCTTCTGCAACCTCTCTTATACATGTCTCTTTTATACTTTCTTCATCATCGCAAGACCCCCCTGGTACTTTCCAAAAAGTATCCTGATCCCTTACCAACAATACCTTGCCATCATGAAATATCACTGCACCAGATGCGAGTGTCACACTAGAGGTGTGATCTTCAGAAGTTAGTGCTGAATGTCCTTGAATTTCAGACATGTCCTCACAATTCCTTAATTAATTATTAAATGATACACACAACAATATCGATACTCAATAGAAGAACATGTGATAAGAACAGCTTTCTTTATGGCTACACTATATTATCGGTGTGTTATTCTCTCTACCCTTTAAGATCTTTCGACCTTCTTTCTTTTTGCCTTCACTATGGTAATACTGCGCGATTCTTCATACCTTTCCGCGATCTTTCTTATGCTTACATTACGACCTTTCACCCTTCTTACTATTGTCCTTCTTTTACCCCCACCTTGTACGGTGAACTTTCTCTAAGTTACGAACCTGTTCAGTTCGCTTATCATATGAACCTAAGATCGTTCTTTTGCCCCTTTCATTAGTATGCTCAAGAAAAGAACAGAACGTTTTAAATATACTTTCTAAATTTTGTGCATTTATGCCTGAATTTGGTAACAAAAAATAGTTTTTATACATATACTCCAACTGATCCTTTGTAAAAAGGTTTCTCCATACGGCCTCCCCAACTCTGACATTGGATATCGCAGTGACAAAATCTTGGTATACCGGTAGATTCTCTGGTTCGACCAAAGGTTTTGCTCTTTTTTGAAATTTTGCAAGAACGCATTGAACAGATGGTCTTGGTGAAAAATCACTCTGTTTGAATTGATATATCTCAGATATCTTATAGAAAGGATAATTTAATAATGATTTCAAAGATCCACCATATCGTTCATCCATCTGAGAACCCCCCCAATTCTCAAGAGCTTCTTTCTGCATAATAATATACGCGGTATTTAGGGAAGTTTTATAAGCAAGTACTTTATTTAGAATATCAGACGTGAAATTGAATGGAATATTAGAAAAGATCTTAAAGGGTGTTTTTGGGAGTGAAAGATCTAGAAAATTCGCATGAGTAATATGTACATTCTGGTATCTACCGAATCGCATAATTAGCTGTTCATAGTACACACGATCAGCTTCTATCAGATCTAATCTTCCCTCATCACTTAATCTTTTGAGAATTCTTTCAGCTATGATCCCCCTTCCCGAACCAATATCAATAACATGGTCAGTAGGATAAATTTCTACTTCTTTCAAGGCAAGTAATTCACCCACCAATACAGAAGATCTTATGAAATTTTGTGCGTGAGAGAGCTTTCTATCCATTTTGAGTAAAGAAGAGAGGGGTCGACAGTTGCAGTAGTTTTACAGAATAACCCCAGACTATAAGTTAGCGGGTTGTGGACCTGGTGGGACTCGAACCCACGACCTCTTCGCTGCCAGCGAAGCGTTCTAGCCAGCTGAACTACAGGCCCATGAATTACAGTATTATAACCTCTACCAATATTTCCGCAACTCGAATTTCAGATTTGTTTCTAACAGTGCTGTTCAACGATCCACACTATCTTTTCCAACATCCTGTTACCCCTACGCACTAAATCTTCAATCGATAATTCCTCATTCACCACACTGAAAACAATAATCCCCTATTCACTAAACCCTCCACCGACTGTTCCTCATTCACCACACTGCAACCGATAATTCCATATTCACCAAAACCACCACCGATTTTTCCTCATTCACGACACTGAAACCGATAATCCCTTACCCGCTACCGATCCTTGCTCTAGGGATAAATAATTACTTCTATCCATTACTGTAACAACCATAACACCTACCCTCTAGCAATCGCTAATACCCACAAATACTCGTAGTCATGAATTGGGCAGGATTCACTGCACTCCAGGTTCCGCTATACACCACCATAAAGTGTACATGGATACCGTAAGCTAAACCGCTCTGTCCCATCTGTCCGATAGCTTGACCTGCAGAAACGCTTTGGCCGGATGTGACATATAGCGAATTAAGATGACCGTAAACTGTCGAATAACCATTTCCATGATCAATAATCACTGTCCAGGCAAGACCCCATCCACCAACTTCCTGACCGGGTGGAGGACAGTTTCCTGATTGGCATCCTGAGAATGTCACAGTTCCGGGTGCTGCGGCAACTACAGCAGGATACGAACGATCAGCGATATCGATCCCATTGTGCCAACCGCTGAAACATTGGGTCAACCGACCACCTGTCGAAGGCCATCCGAGCCACCTAGAACCGCCTGTATTAGGTGTTTGTGAGACGCCTGTAGATACAGGAGAGGTAATACCTGAGTAGATCGGTGCGTTCCTTACAGGAGGAGGCGCAGGAGGTGCAGGCATAACAGCATCAGGGAGAAATATTTTCTGACCGACCTCAAGTACATATGGAGGTGCTAAAAGATTTGCATCTACGATCAACTGACCATTGATCTCATATTTTGTCGCCAAAGTCTCGATCGTATCACCACTCTTTATCTCAACTACAACTCCGTCACCCCAAGGGATGACCAATTCCATACCAGGTCGGATAAAATCATTTTCTGTAAGATCATTAGCCCAGAGAAGCGTTTGAACATTTAAGTCATATTGAGAAGCTATAGTACTGAGGGTATCACCACCTTTTACGATATAGGTCACTAATTCAAAGCGACCTGCATTTGTATTTATTTGAGTTTTTGTTGAAGAATTTTGGACAAACGTATCTGTCTTTTTGTTTTCAGATACATTTGGTATCTGTGAAGCTATTTGGTAATTTGCCTCTATAGCCTTAGTCCTATAAGTCCCAGACATAAAGACCAACATCACTAGAAAGATAGTAAAGAATTGCAACGAGAACCTAAAGAGGCTACTTCTGCCCCAGAACATACGACGAATAAGCATCCTTTTCACAACCTCCAACTGCGATCCGACCACCTCACCAAAAACCGACCCAAGTACAAAAAACACCCTGGTCCTGGCTGATAGATAGATAAAGAGATCTGACAGGAAACGAGTGATAGAAAACCTTCTGATAAGGGAATATGCTTTATCACCAAATGCTTTTAGCTTGCCGTTGAAGTTAAAGGCTGGTGCTCTTTCGATCGAATTTCCAGAGTCAAACCGGATCTCGTCGGTGAAATAGAGATTGTTCTCTATGACATCCTGAACTTCCTGAGCGACATGATCTGCTTCATCCACCAATTGCCTGAACTTCAAACCACTGAATATGTTTCGCTCACGCTTTTGTTTACTCCTAGATTCTGAACCCAAATCAATATAGATCCATAATTGAACTTGTCAGGTATTATACCAAATCCTGAATAGGAAAATTTTGAGTAGTATCAAGCTTCGTGTAAGGTAGCTAAGAACTCTGTATTATCTTTTGTCTTCTTCATACGCTCTATCAATACTTCTGTTGGATTCTCATCTCCTCCAAGCATTTCAAGCATCCTTCGAATTCTCCATGATTGATTTAGAACATCTTTATCGAGTAGCTTTTCCTCATTTCTAGTACTAGAACGAACGACATCAATAGCTGGGAAGACCCTTCTCTGTTGAAGTTTCCTATCCAGATGTAGTTCCATATTACCTGTACCTTTGAATTCCTCATATACAAGATCATCCATACGACTACCCGTATCAACAAGTGCTGTAGCAACAATGGTCAAACTGCCACCCTGTTCAAAATTCCTTGCAGCACCAAAAAATCTCTTTGGTGGATAAAGTGCCACTGGATCGAAACCTCCTGAAAGAGTACGACCTGATGTTGGCATCGTGATGTTATATGCACGGGCTAATCTAGTGATACTATCCATAAGGATAACAACATCCTCACCCCATTCGACCAACCTCTTTGCTTTTTCCAAAGCCATTTCAGCAACTTTACAGTTGTGCTCGGGCATTTCATCGAAATTTGATGCAAATACATCACCTTTCACACTTCTTTCCATGTCTGTCACCTCTTCGGGTCGCTCACCTACTAGTACTACCATAAGTTTCGCCTCTGGGTGGTTCTCTGATACACCATGTGCGATCTCTTTTAGTAGGGTCGTCTTACCAGCCTTAGGAGGGGCAACTATCATAGCCCTCTGTCCAAAACCGATAGGAGCAAGAAGATCGATCATTCGTGTTGAGAAAACTTCTTGTGTTGTCTCAAGTTTGATCTGTTTCTCCGGGAATATTGGTGTCATCTTGTTGAAATATGGGCGAGAGGTTGCTTCTGCTGCACTCTTCTGATTTACACTATCTACACGCAATAGACTTAGATACTTCTCTTTGTCTTTTGGTAATCTTGCAGGTCCAGTAACCATATCCCCACTTCGTAGATTGAACTTCTTGATCTGAGATCCTGAGATGTATACATCATTTTCACCTGGGAGAACGCCATCTGTACGCAATACACCATGGGTTCCATCCTTCATGATCTCCAATAGACCATCAACAAAAATAAACCCATCTTGCTTAGTAGAAGCCTTTAAGATCTCGATGATAAGATCTCGCTTACGAAGCTCCATGAAATCTTGCATCTTCAAACCTTTAGCCTTTGTACGTAGTTCGGCGATAGTAAGTTCTTCAAGGGATTTGAGGCTCATTGTCATAATTAAGGGAAATGGAAAATATTATTTATAGTTCGTGAAATGTAAGGGATTTTGTCCCTGTTCCACTGATAAAGAAAACTGTTGGCAACACCAGAGTATATTCAACGATGAGAAAGTAGTCAAATAGGAAAAAAGGGATCGGTACTGCCCCGACCGACCCCAATCGCTTCATACAAGCATTGTATGAAATGATCGAAGGACACGTCTGCGTGTCTCTCCTTAGTTCCCTAGTCCAAGGGTTCAGTACGAAGGGACTCTTCAACCAAACCCTGGGACTAAAGAACTCTATTAATACATTTATTATACCTAGTATTCCTTATATCTGTCAACCCATAACTCGAAGCCACATATCCACGTTTCTTATACTACTCTCATCCTAGCACATCCCATATCCACGTGCAACATTTGTTACGTAAATACTTCTGTATTTTCAGGTGTTACGCAAATTGTGGATAACAGCATGGTGAAAAGGATCCGGTTCCCATATTCAATTGATCGCTCTCAAATACCCTCTAAATGGACGAAACATGTTTGACTACCTGCTGGAAGACAGAAGCTTTTGAACTCTTTCGTGCACCCCTTCCACCCAACATTGGCATAAAGACTTTTTTATAACCCAACCTCTCAACCTCTTTCCTGACCTGATCGATACCATAAAATGGTTTGGTTTCTCCGGTCAACCCT harbors:
- a CDS encoding M23 family metallopeptidase: MGSESRSKQKRERNIFSGLKFRQLVDEADHVAQEVQDVIENNLYFTDEIRFDSGNSIERAPAFNFNGKLKAFGDKAYSLIRRFSITRFLSDLFIYLSARTRVFFVLGSVFGEVVGSQLEVVKRMLIRRMFWGRSSLFRFSLQFFTIFLVMLVFMSGTYRTKAIEANYQIASQIPNVSENKKTDTFVQNSSTKTQINTNAGRFELVTYIVKGGDTLSTIASQYDLNVQTLLWANDLTENDFIRPGMELVIPWGDGVVVEIKSGDTIETLATKYEINGQLIVDANLLAPPYVLEVGQKIFLPDAVMPAPPAPPPVRNAPIYSGITSPVSTGVSQTPNTGGSRWLGWPSTGGRLTQCFSGWHNGIDIADRSYPAVVAAAPGTVTFSGCQSGNCPPPGQEVGGWGLAWTVIIDHGNGYSTVYGHLNSLYVTSGQSVSAGQAIGQMGQSGLAYGIHVHFMVVYSGTWSAVNPAQFMTTSICGY
- a CDS encoding NUDIX hydrolase, producing MSEIQGHSALTSEDHTSSVTLASGAVIFHDGKVLLVRDQDTFWKVPGGSCDDEESIKETCIREVAEEVGLRIIPGGEPFVYVFNRYDEHADITHYYVLFHYRAEIEGSSDLTIESGSEAAYFYPNDLPEELAPNVALAIDHFKSHNDRDN
- the rho gene encoding transcription termination factor Rho yields the protein MTMSLKSLEELTIAELRTKAKGLKMQDFMELRKRDLIIEILKASTKQDGFIFVDGLLEIMKDGTHGVLRTDGVLPGENDVYISGSQIKKFNLRSGDMVTGPARLPKDKEKYLSLLRVDSVNQKSAAEATSRPYFNKMTPIFPEKQIKLETTQEVFSTRMIDLLAPIGFGQRAMIVAPPKAGKTTLLKEIAHGVSENHPEAKLMVVLVGERPEEVTDMERSVKGDVFASNFDEMPEHNCKVAEMALEKAKRLVEWGEDVVILMDSITRLARAYNITMPTSGRTLSGGFDPVALYPPKRFFGAARNFEQGGSLTIVATALVDTGSRMDDLVYEEFKGTGNMELHLDRKLQQRRVFPAIDVVRSSTRNEEKLLDKDVLNQSWRIRRMLEMLGGDENPTEVLIERMKKTKDNTEFLATLHEA